A single genomic interval of Malania oleifera isolate guangnan ecotype guangnan chromosome 11, ASM2987363v1, whole genome shotgun sequence harbors:
- the LOC131168512 gene encoding uncharacterized protein LOC131168512 yields the protein MAQLAQAEACAARHVQVWRALVNWVAFLFQIFLQIVRGAPSLLSFIGLRYPLLSSSSSLPFKPLPDADLPLSDLLPPPPPPPVRCLSVNGGGGVGGDDRRTQKLTVVLDLDETLICSYETAGLPATIRTQATEAGLKWFELECLSSTKERQGKPKVNYVTVFERPGLQEFLERIGEFADLVLFTAGLEGYARPLVDKIDVENRFGLRLYRPSTVRTNYREHVKDLACLSKDLCRIVIVDNNPFSFLLQPLNGIPCVPFSAGEPHDEQLLEVLLPLLKHLSLQNDVRPILHEKFRMPEWFQMHGIPAPRG from the exons ATGGCGCAGCTAGCGCAGGCGGAAGCATGCGCGGCTAGGCATGTGCAAGTATGGCGAGCTCTGGTAAATTGGGTAGCTTTCCTATTTCAAATCTTCCTCCAGATCGTGCGAGGCGCGCCGTCGCTTCTCTCCTTCATCGGCCTCCGATACCCCCtcctctcctcttcctcttctctgCCTTTCAAGCCCTTGCCCGACGCGGACCTCCCTCTCAGCGACTTGCTTCCGCCTCCGCCTCCGCCGCCGGTGCGCTGCCTTAGTGTCAATGGAGGGGGAGGAGTTGGGGGTGATGATCGTCGTACACAGAAGCTCACG GTAGTGCTGGACTTAGATGAGACCCTAATATGTTCTTATGAAACAGCTGGCTTACCTGCCACCATTCGCACTCAAGCAACAGAAGCGGGATTGAAGTGGTTTGAGCTGGAATGTTTATCTTCAACCAAG GAGCGCCAGGGAAAACCTAAGGTTAATTATGTAACTGTGTTCGAACGACCGGGTCTACAGGAGTTCTTAGAACGAATTGGTGAATTTGCAGATCTTGTTCTATTCACAGCTGGTCTTGAAG GTTATGCTAGACCACTGGTTGACAAGATAGATGTTGAAAATCGATTCGGCCTTCGACTTTATCGGCCTTCAACAGTTAGGAC GAATTATCGAgaacatgtgaaggatctggCTTGTTTATCGAAGGATCTATGTCGAATTGTTATTGTTGACAACAACCCGTTCAGTTTCTTGTTGCAACCATTGAATGGGATCCCATGCGTACCATTCTCAGCAGGAGAGCCCCATGATGAGCAG CTTTTGGAGGTCCTCCTTCCACTCCTCAAGCACCTATCTTTGCAGAATGATGTGAGGCCAATACTACATGAAAAGTTTCGCATGCCGGAGTGGTTTCAAATGCATGGAATTCCTGCACCTAGAGGTTGA